The DNA sequence ATTTTTTCTACCAGCCAGGATATTAATCTTTTGAAAATATTTATCTTCACCGGAATATGATAAGATTGCTTTTTAATTTGGCTGTAATATTGAAAATCTCTGGGTGAAAATTCCTTGATTTTCTCGCTGGTGAGAAATGTCTTTTGGGCCCGAAACTGAATTAGCTGGCTTAGTTTTGGCGACCAGTTTTCTGCTTTCATTTGCTTATGAAATTGCCGGGCAGTTTTAATAATTCTTTTGTCTCCGGTTATTTCTTTTTTTTCTTTATCGGGCGGTGTAACAATACCCAATTTCGTTACTGAACGCATTCCCCACATTAGCGATACTTTTTCCAGATAATTAAGAACAGATTTCAAATCCATCACACCGGTAGTAGAGATTATCATACTATGTTGATGGTAGAGCTGTGGACGATGACAAAGAAATGAAAATCGATCGATGAAATTTTTCATCAGACCTGTTACTTGCGAAACATAGACCGGAGAGACGAAAATTATACCATCAGCTTCTAGCATTTTGCTAAATATATCAGCTGCGATATCATTGAGAGGACATTTTTCTTCCCCATAGAATAAACACACATGACAACCCTTACATATCTTCAAATCGACTTTGTTCAGAAAAATATATTCGAAATTATAATCTGCCAGTTTCTGCAAAGCAGTTTCAAATTGTTTTGTAACCAGAAAGCTGTTCTTGCGGCGTGCACTGCCAAAGATCACTAATATTTTCATTAATACCTCCTAAAAAATATTGTTGAAGAAGTGAATATAAATATCAATGATTTAAGTGGTCTCCTGGAAAAAGATAAGCTACAGATAAAAAATGACTCCAAACAAAAGTTCAGAGTCATTCAATATATTCAAATTTCTTATTTAGAAGTTCCAGGCTATTCCCAAACCAAGTGAAATATAGTTAAGATCACCTTCCGAAGTAATATCCAAATCGTCGAATTCCACTTCGCTTGTAAGAGTATTATATCTTACTGTTGGTTGAAGAGAAATTTTTGGACTGATCTTATAAACTATGCCAGCACCAAGCTGGAAACCTAAAGCATGATCACTATCACCAATAATATCATCACCATCTTCTAATTCTACATGTTTATAAGTAGCAGCGCCTTCCAGCAAATAATGAAATGAATAACTTGCAAAGGGATGAATAAATCTTACACCAAGATCATAACCGGTTTCTTCAAAGTCAAGATCATTCTCACCAGCAAAGTTTGTCCAACTCCAACCTGTAAAGACATCCAGATGTGGCATAACCCGGTAGGCAATTCTTGCATCCACTCCGATTCCACTTTCCAATTCGGCATCATTAAAATCACCAGTTGGCATGTTCATAGCCGGCCTTAGTTCGATTGTCCAGTTTTCGCCAAACGCCAAAGTACTGAAACATAATATCAGTACAAATACAAATGCTAATTTAGTTTTCATGTATCCTCCTTCTGTATTTTTTACTAAATTTAACACTATCAAAAAAAAATCAACCTTTCTCGATGTCAACCATTTTTTTTTAATATTTTTCTTTTAGAATGGATATTTTCAATAATGTTAAATACTATATATTTCATATAAATACAGATTTTCATGATTACTTTTAAAAAATTTTTTACTGTGTATTTTTAGTTTAATGAAAAGTATTCAATAAGCATTTTTAAATGATGAACAAGACCTGCGGTAAGATTTAACAATATCTACTGAAATAAAGAAAATTCTTAAATTTGACTATCATCGTGGCAGAGCCAAGGTATATTTCGCCAAATTTATTTCGGCAAGCTGAAAATCGAATTTTCCTTATTTACCCCTCTCCGGCAACTGCCGGATCTCCCCTCAAACAGGGGAGAAAATTTGGAAAACCCCGATGCAGAGCAGCGAGGAATTCTTAGATTAAAATAATTTGACACCTATGGATAAATTTCGAATATCTGATCTTTAGATATTAGGATTATTAAAATCTATCCAAATGGAGGTGGAAATGTTTCGGAAGATCGCATTTCGAATTGCGGTTTTGGTGCTGTTGAGTTTGTTGATAAACGGATGTCTTACAACTGAGAATAAGCTCTATAGTTTTAAGATCAATCCTGATGGTTCTGGCAGTGGAACGGTAATTTTTGAAAACATCGTATCTGAAGAAGATGAAGGTAAAGATGTCTCATTTGATGACTTTGGTGAGCTGATAGACGATTACGTAAATGGTACAGTTTTTGAAACTGATAACCCTGGCTACAACATTAAGCGCAAAGAAATCTATGAAGAAAACGGTAAACTTTATGGAAAGTTTGTATTTACTTTTGATAATCTGGAAGATGCTGGATTTTATCGTTATGAAGATTGCAGCTGTGCTCCTGTGATGTACTACATGGGTTCTTTAAGCGAAACTCTGCTGGATACAAATGGTAATTATCTGGGTTATGA is a window from the Candidatus Cloacimonadota bacterium genome containing:
- a CDS encoding porin family protein, with product MKTKLAFVFVLILCFSTLAFGENWTIELRPAMNMPTGDFNDAELESGIGVDARIAYRVMPHLDVFTGWSWTNFAGENDLDFEETGYDLGVRFIHPFASYSFHYLLEGAATYKHVELEDGDDIIGDSDHALGFQLGAGIVYKISPKISLQPTVRYNTLTSEVEFDDLDITSEGDLNYISLGLGIAWNF
- a CDS encoding NAD(P)H-dependent oxidoreductase, giving the protein MKILVIFGSARRKNSFLVTKQFETALQKLADYNFEYIFLNKVDLKICKGCHVCLFYGEEKCPLNDIAADIFSKMLEADGIIFVSPVYVSQVTGLMKNFIDRFSFLCHRPQLYHQHSMIISTTGVMDLKSVLNYLEKVSLMWGMRSVTKLGIVTPPDKEKKEITGDKRIIKTARQFHKQMKAENWSPKLSQLIQFRAQKTFLTSEKIKEFSPRDFQYYSQIKKQSYHIPVKINIFKRLISWLVEKMIQFQVKKRKNKVT